Genomic segment of Juglans microcarpa x Juglans regia isolate MS1-56 chromosome 7S, Jm3101_v1.0, whole genome shotgun sequence:
CCGTATCCAAGCGCTGCCAGAATCGCTGACTCTCCATGTTATCCTCAATATACTGCTTCTCTCAAATGTAAAGCTACTTACTTTCAGACCTTGCATTTCTTCTCCGATTCACGATCTTCATCTCTTTTTCATGATCTTCGTCTCTATTTGGTCTTCGTTTGCCGTTTAATCCTCATCCTGTTGTTTGCTAAAATTACCTTCGAAAAAGAATAGTCTCTCTCACTCAAATTTCAtctctttgattttttgtttattttcatttgatctctataaattatctaatatcCTAGTCTCTAATTCTTTTCCGTtggattttttgaattattttgttaattttaatttttttctccgtTTAGATCGATTGAGATTTGAGCGTAGAGTTATTGAATTGGGTGTTAAAAAGAACTttggaatttttatttaataaaaaattgcaaCCTTCTCTTTTCTTAAGAGCACTAGTTCACATTGAGCAAGCTATAATGCTCAAATTCTTATGATGATGAAGTCTCTAAAAGACAGAGATCATGACCATCGTATAAGACGATGGTCCTTACAAAGTTAGAACCGAGTCAACTGACATGTCTGTGAGGGCTCCTAAGTCCTAAAGGCCCTCCTTCATAGTTTTTCATGATCCTTCATCGCACATTCAGCCGTCAACAAGGTAAGGGTTCTAGTAGCTGTGTTTTAGGGTGGCCCGGGCTTTCACTTGTATTCTTAACGATCTGCATTCTCAGTCCTCTTTTTTTGAAACTTTGGATATACATCTTCAAACTCATTTAGTGACTAGAGCAGCTAGGTGCTAGGCTGCTAGCAATGCGTGATCTCAGCTGCAAATGTTCAGATTGATTTTTGCAAGCAAGTGGATTTGAGCCCCCACTCGTTTGGCTTGGATAGTCGGATTGTGGAAAGCATATATATGAACACTTAAAAACACAATTTTGTGTGGCACCCATGAAgatatctcatatcattttcttattattgtcgataaaaagtttaaaaagatctttcaaatttaaaatgaaggcAAGGAACGGAGGCAGATAATCAGAAAGAGATCGTGTGGTGTTTCTTAATGTAGGACATGACGGGCATAATGTCTTGAATGCACATGTGCAACCAGCTAGTCTTTTTTATACAAACCCTTTTTAACCATGTAAAATAAAGCTACTTAGTTAGCTTTGCCAAGTATATCCCATGGGTGATGTGCCATGTGCATGTCCAGATTGTTTATGCCTCCATGACTCGTTGGCCCAGCTTGCTTGTTTCAAAAGAATCTATCATAAGTAATATAGATTTCATTGCAAATTTTGCAGgtttagaagaatttaattcGGACAAGAGTAAATGTCAAGAGCATTTTGATATGTACAAGGAATGCAAGAAAAAGGAGGTAATGTATCTTCTTCGAATATGGAAATGCTCTGTAGTCTGTACAtttcattgttttttatattcaacTTCTGAAAAAAATTGTACTTGAGtgcaaaattatttaatataaacagTGGCATCGCTcctgatataaaatatatactaatgCAGAATGTTAGATCATTGGacagattttggaaaatgtttaCGTTGTTGTGATCACACACTcacactcacacactcacacacccacacacacacacacactctctctctctctctacacacacacacacacacacacctatATAGTTTTTCAATGGCTTGTAATTGTGCATAAACTCTTCTAAAAAAAGTAACTGTACATAAACTATATGATTATTGATTCTTCGTTGTTTTCTTCCTTTCACAGAGGGAAGCTCGACTGGAACGCAACAGGAATAGGTCATTGTTCTTTTGAGTTCCTTTTGGGATTGGCTACTCAATACTGTAATCAGCATAAGCTAGATTTGAGCTTACCACAAGTGTCAGTCTCTCTTCTCTTTAGCAGTTAATTTGTTGATATCATTACTGATTTAGTTATAGAGCTGGCTCATAACTAGAAATAGTTCAATAAATTTCCTTGTGTTTGGCACAAAAATTGTAGTGCCCTTTGCATGCGGCTTCAGGTAAGGACTTGGTTTTCATTTCAAAATGCGGATGTTGTTTACAATGTGAAAGATGTCTATGGTACTATACACCATTAAAGCTCTAAATTTCATGAATGTAATGATTGTATGAGTCATCTATGGTGTGCTGTTTTATTGGAAGATGATGTGATGGAGACTGCATTTGCAGGTGTGGTATACATTATTCATAGTAAGTGACTTTACAATTCTgcattggaataaaaaaaaaaaataataagaattatgTTTCAGATAAAAGGCATTTATTTGTATAAACCATACAGTAAAAGTTGGATAAAATCAACTCTCTCATGCAGATAATAGTACATTAGATCATAATTGATCTATCTCCTAGTTTATTTCCCCTTAAACATTTCATTGTTTTACTTAGAACTAAACATCTGAATTCCCATATACAATGCAATAGGTAACCCCCCACCACCCAAGGCAAAACAGAGGCAATTACGCGCAGATCATCATTCCTTTTCTTAGTGGCTAATCCATAAGACTCGGACATGTCAAAGTTTTTTTGTAATGATCTCATTATGGAGTTTCCTGTTAAAGTGACCCAAGAACTGAGAGCAAGCACAACAGTTGCAAGACCAAATGGTATGCCCGGGCACATCCTCCTGCCACTTCCAAAGGGAATGAACTCAAGGTTGCCCCCTTCAAAATCAACACAAAAACCCTGAAACCTCTCGGGCCTAAAACAATCTGCATCAATCCAGTTTTCAGGATCCCTCCCTTTAGCCCATACATTGGTCATTATTTGTGTGTTGCTTGGTATCACATACCCACTAATTTGACACTTTTGTTACCTTAGAGCTCTCAAGTAATCCAGTGTCTAAATGTCTGTCTCAGTTGTGTTTCTCCTCCCTTCAAGGACTTATCTTGTGCATTCTCCACCACTCTTGGGTTTCCCAAAAACTCTGACATTACCCATTGGATTGTAGATGCTGAGGTGTCACTCCCTGCAGATACAATATCCTAGAAGTAGAATTTGAGTTACAATGACACATAgtcattactatttaatattacatgatagagtaatgatatacttactgctcttttataaattttttacaatttattttacaatcaacCAATGAAATTATGCCACTTCTTGGGCTGtacctattcttggtaataaaatttcttattaattatcaaaagaaaatttacaaatcTACCctctatttaatttaaaattataaaataattataaaaaattataactgaATAGTTTAGCAACGAGAAGAAGCAATgacaaaagccaaaaaaaaaaaaaaaaaaaaaaaaaaaccaagaaactATTGAAGTGTGGGCTAAAACCCTCACCG
This window contains:
- the LOC121241697 gene encoding cytochrome c oxidase-assembly factor COX23, mitochondrial — its product is MASKGSTPPYPSAARIADSPCYPQYTASLKCLEEFNSDKSKCQEHFDMYKECKKKEREARLERNRNRSLFF